From Ignavibacteria bacterium, one genomic window encodes:
- the rocF gene encoding arginase, with product MRRSQTIRVLGFPIDLGADRRGVDMGPSALRIADVDLKLEELGYTVVDEGDIPIRNIEVQELQDAKLKYLPEVAAMSSVLSSRVKGILDDGHFPLIFGGDHSMSVGSVAGIAAHCKEQGKTLGVIWIDAHADMNTAETTPSGNIHGMPLAVAMGYGHPSLLGIGGEFTKLDPRNLAIIGLRSIDAGERELIKELGVAAFTMFDVDRLGMYEIASRVLEDMGRSVDHLHISFDMDGVDPSVAPGVGTPVAGGLTMREAHVFMEMISQVEAYASLEVAEVNPILDDRNKTAEFAAEIIASSMGKRIL from the coding sequence ATGCGTCGCTCTCAAACAATTCGTGTTCTTGGTTTCCCGATCGATCTTGGTGCCGACCGCCGTGGGGTTGATATGGGGCCCTCTGCTCTGCGTATCGCCGATGTGGATCTCAAACTCGAAGAGCTTGGCTATACGGTGGTGGATGAAGGGGATATCCCGATCCGTAACATCGAGGTGCAGGAACTGCAGGACGCGAAGCTGAAGTATCTGCCGGAAGTGGCGGCGATGAGCTCGGTGCTTTCGTCGCGGGTGAAGGGGATCCTGGATGACGGACATTTCCCGCTGATCTTCGGCGGCGATCACTCGATGTCGGTTGGCTCTGTTGCGGGTATCGCTGCCCACTGCAAGGAACAGGGCAAGACGCTTGGAGTGATCTGGATCGATGCCCACGCGGATATGAATACGGCGGAAACAACACCAAGCGGAAATATCCACGGAATGCCCCTTGCCGTTGCAATGGGATATGGACACCCTTCTCTTCTTGGGATAGGGGGCGAGTTCACAAAACTGGATCCGCGCAACCTTGCCATTATCGGACTCCGCAGTATCGATGCGGGAGAACGGGAACTGATCAAGGAATTGGGCGTGGCGGCGTTTACGATGTTTGATGTGGACCGCCTTGGGATGTATGAGATCGCGTCTCGCGTCCTGGAGGATATGGGACGGAGTGTTGACCACCTACACATCTCCTTCGACATGGATGGCGTCGACCCCTCAGTTGCCCCGGGTGTTGGTACTCCGGTGGCAGGGGGCTTAACCATGCGCGAAGCCCACGTCTTTATGGAAATGATCTCCCAAGTAGAAGCCTATGCCTCGCTCGAGGTGGCCGAAGTGAATCCGATCCTCGATGATCGTAACAAGACCGCCGAGTTCGCAGCAGAGATCATTGCCTCGTCGATGGGAAAACGGATCCTCTGA
- the raiA gene encoding ribosome-associated translation inhibitor RaiA — translation MDIHITTRHCTLTDTEHQAAVDAATHFEKFHSSIIRVDAIVDEGPLTKTCEFTVKINGQLIVAKESAPDFGKAIHDAAQKIQRQLTKIHDKQTSH, via the coding sequence GTGGATATCCATATCACCACCCGCCATTGCACTCTTACCGATACCGAACACCAAGCCGCCGTTGACGCCGCAACACACTTCGAAAAATTCCACAGCTCCATCATCCGCGTCGATGCCATCGTTGATGAAGGCCCCCTCACCAAAACCTGCGAATTCACCGTCAAGATCAATGGTCAACTCATCGTTGCCAAAGAATCCGCCCCAGACTTCGGCAAGGCCATCCACGACGCCGCACAGAAGATCCAACGCCAGCTGACGAAGATCCATGATAAGCAGACAAGTCACTAG
- the hprK gene encoding HPr(Ser) kinase/phosphatase yields the protein MPSLRASPPIFKESITVRELLTGPVHLRPLTGEVGLDNSITDKSLHRPQLALAGYTEFFTYYRVQLFGNTEFYYLKSLSPERRAEAFARICSFNVPVIVCANDHVLDDDLVHLAEAKGIAVFATPFDTTKTIYLLSEYLDDQFTAQLSVHGSFVDVYGVGMLFTGSSGIGKSEIALDLVERGHRLVADDIVVLTKKRESILMGTGTSLVKHFMEIRGLGVIDVREMFGIRSIRFQKRCELIVELEVYDEKREYNRTGLDESTLDLLGVQMPSVKLPIFPGKNVTVISETIALNYLLRTYGYNASKVFSDRLQEEIARRRNTKGSIDQRTVTYFQSDDE from the coding sequence ATGCCTTCTCTCCGCGCCTCTCCTCCCATCTTCAAGGAATCCATAACGGTTCGTGAGTTGCTCACGGGTCCGGTGCACTTGCGTCCGCTTACGGGTGAGGTGGGGCTGGATAATTCCATTACGGACAAGAGTTTGCACAGGCCGCAATTGGCGCTGGCTGGGTATACGGAGTTCTTTACCTACTACCGCGTGCAGCTCTTTGGCAACACGGAGTTCTATTACCTGAAGTCGCTGTCGCCGGAGCGTCGGGCAGAGGCGTTTGCGCGCATCTGTTCGTTCAATGTGCCGGTGATCGTCTGCGCTAACGACCATGTGCTGGATGATGACCTTGTGCATCTGGCAGAGGCAAAGGGCATTGCGGTGTTTGCAACGCCGTTCGATACAACAAAGACGATCTATCTGCTGAGTGAATACCTGGACGATCAGTTCACGGCCCAACTCTCGGTGCATGGATCGTTTGTTGATGTCTACGGCGTGGGTATGCTCTTTACGGGATCGAGCGGTATTGGCAAGAGTGAGATCGCTCTGGACCTTGTGGAAAGGGGCCACCGACTCGTAGCTGATGATATCGTGGTCCTCACCAAGAAACGCGAAAGTATCCTCATGGGTACGGGCACGTCCTTGGTAAAACACTTCATGGAGATCCGCGGTCTGGGTGTGATCGATGTGCGCGAGATGTTCGGCATCCGCTCTATTCGTTTCCAGAAACGATGTGAACTCATCGTTGAACTTGAGGTGTACGACGAAAAACGTGAATACAATCGCACGGGCCTTGATGAGTCCACGCTGGACCTCCTGGGCGTGCAAATGCCGTCGGTCAAACTCCCGATCTTCCCGGGAAAGAACGTCACGGTGATCTCCGAAACCATTGCTCTTAACTATCTCCTGCGCACCTATGGCTACAATGCCTCCAAGGTCTTCTCAGACCGACTCCAAGAAGAGATCGCTCGACGCCGTAATACAAAAGGCAGCATCGATCAAAGGACGGTTACGTATTTCCAGTCTGATGACGAGTAG
- a CDS encoding putative DNA binding domain-containing protein has translation MPLKRHELREIIGGGESSTVEFKRKFTTTEKIAREIIAFANTVGGYLLLGVDDDGTVVGVRSEKEQVGQVEVATFAIVPPLQVDVEIIEIDFKDVVVIRVPNSDAKPHRYISDDPNERPHERKAYIRQGENSVTASKEMTKILAGQSPAAAPITISIGDRERRLFTYLERHGKASIPDFARLVNISKRRAAQIMVKLVRAGVVHIHADGSGDYYTLV, from the coding sequence ATGCCCCTAAAACGACACGAGCTCCGGGAGATCATCGGCGGGGGTGAGTCATCCACCGTTGAGTTCAAGCGCAAGTTCACCACCACGGAGAAGATCGCGCGGGAGATCATTGCCTTTGCCAATACGGTAGGGGGCTATCTGTTACTTGGGGTGGACGATGACGGCACCGTTGTGGGTGTGCGCAGTGAGAAGGAGCAGGTGGGGCAGGTAGAGGTAGCCACCTTTGCCATTGTTCCGCCGTTGCAGGTGGATGTTGAGATCATCGAGATCGACTTCAAGGACGTGGTTGTGATCCGCGTTCCCAACAGTGACGCCAAGCCACACAGGTACATCTCCGACGACCCAAACGAACGTCCCCACGAGCGTAAGGCCTATATCCGTCAAGGAGAAAACTCCGTCACCGCAAGTAAGGAAATGACCAAGATCCTTGCCGGGCAGAGTCCGGCAGCGGCGCCCATCACCATCAGCATTGGCGACCGAGAACGTCGCCTCTTCACCTACCTCGAACGTCACGGCAAGGCCAGCATCCCCGACTTCGCCCGCCTGGTCAACATCTCCAAACGCCGTGCCGCCCAGATCATGGTCAAGCTCGTCCGCGCCGGCGTGGTCCACATCCATGCGGATGGATCGGGGGATTACTATACGTTAGTCTGA